From the Deinococcus gobiensis I-0 genome, the window TTCGCGGCCTTGAAGGCGGCAAGCTTGCTCTCGGGGGTGCCCACGTCGCCCATGATGATCGCGCCGGCGTGGCCCATGCGCTTGCCCTTGGGGGCCGAGCGGCCGGAGATGAAGGCCACGACGGGCTTCTTCATGTTCTGGGCGATGTACTCGGCGGCGGCTTCCTCGTCGGCACCGCCGATTTCACCGATGACGACCACGGCGTCGGTGTCGGGGTCGGCCTCGAACATGGGGAGCACGTCGGCGAAGGTGGTCCCGATGACGGGGTCGCCGCCGATGCCCACCGTGGTCGAGGTGCCCATGCCCGCGTCGTTCAGGAGCTTGGCGGCCTCATAGGTCAGGGTGCCCGAGCGCGAGATCAGGCCGATGCGGCCGGGCTTCTCGTAGATGCGGTTGGGCATGATGCCCACCTTGGCTTCCCCGTTGGTCACCAGACCGGGGCAGTTGCCGCCGATCAGGCGCACGCCCTCGCCGCCCTGGGCGCGGCTCTTGGCGTCGAGGTCACGCACTTCCTGCACGGCGCGCATCATGTCGACGGTGGGCACG encodes:
- the sucD gene encoding succinate--CoA ligase subunit alpha, yielding MGILVGKDSKVIVQGITGREGANHARAMRDFGTQVVAGVTPGKGGQNFEGWPVYNSVAEAKAAHGANVSIIFVPPAGAADAVLEAAHAGMPLIVLITEGVPTVDMMRAVQEVRDLDAKSRAQGGEGVRLIGGNCPGLVTNGEAKVGIMPNRIYEKPGRIGLISRSGTLTYEAAKLLNDAGMGTSTTVGIGGDPVIGTTFADVLPMFEADPDTDAVVVIGEIGGADEEAAAEYIAQNMKKPVVAFISGRSAPKGKRMGHAGAIIMGDVGTPESKLAAFKAANVPVADTMPEIIDLVKQALNK